The window ACGCCCTGACCGGCTTCAGCCGCATGGCCCCCTCCCGGCGCAACATGGTCCGCCAGCTCTTCCTCGAACCCGAGGGCCACGACCTCTACCCCGACTGGGCCGCGATCGCCGCTCAGACCGTGGCCCACCTGCGGCTGAGCGCGGGCGCCCGCCCCGACGACCGCGGCGTGCGCGAACTCGTCGGCGAACTCTCCGTCAAGAGCGAGGACTTCCGCCGCCTGTGGGCCGACCACCAGGTCAAGGCATGCATGTACGGCGTGAAGCGGGTGCGGCATCCGGTCGCGGGCCTGCTGACCCTCCCGTACGAGTCGCTGACGCTCCCGGAGGCACCGGAACAGACACTCGTGGTCTACACGCCGGAGCCGGGCTCGGAGACGGCGGAGAGGCTTGCGCTGCTGGCCAGTTGGACGACGACCCACGCGTAGCGCTGCTGAAAAAGCTGTGCGCGGGGACCGCCGCACCCCCGTTTCCGGGGGGCGGGACGACGGCGGTCCCCGCGAGGGACGCGGGCCGGGTCAGGCCGGGCTTACGCGTCCTAGGCGTCGGTGGAGGTCCGGGAGCCGCTCCGGAGGTCCTTGACGCCGTTTTGGTGCCGGCCGGGGCGGGGAGCCGCTCCCGCCCTGCCGACACCCACTAATGTGCCGGACCCGTGTTAAGCCGGTGCTGCGTGAACGTGACGCGCTCGTACCAGTTCCGCGACGGCCCGAGCGGCCCCGGTCACCGCAAGTTCGCCGCGGACACCGCCCGTTCACCGCAGGTTCGCCGCTACTTCCCGCCCTTGGCGAGGAAGGCCAGCAGGTCCTGCCGGCTGACCACACCGGTCGGCTTGCCCTCGACGAGGACGATCGCCGCGTCGGCCGCGCCCAGCACGGACATCAGGTCGCCGACCGGCTCGCCGGAGCCGACCTGCGGCAGCGGGGCGGACATGTGCTTCTCCAGCGGGTCGTCGAGCGAGGCCCGCTTGGTGAACAGCGCGTCGAGCAGCTCCCGTTCGACGACGGACCCGACGACCTCCGCCGCCATGACGTCCGGGTGGCCGGCGCCCGGCTTCACGATCGGCATCTGCGAGACGCCGTACTCGCGCAGCACCTCGATGGCCTCGCCGACCGTCTCGTCCGGGTGCATGTGGACGAGGGACGGGATGGCGCCGTGCTCCTTGTCGTTGAGGACGTCGGAGACGCGCGCGCTCGGGCCCTCGTCCTCGAGGAAGCCGTAGTCGGCCATCCACTCGTCGTTGAAGATCTTGGAGAGGTAGCCGCGCCCGCTGTCCGGCAGCAGCACCACCACGACGTCGTCCTCTTCGAGCCGCTCGGCGACCCGCAGCGCGGCCACGACGGCCATGCCGCACGAACCACCGACCAGCAGCCCCTCCTCGCGGGCCAGCCGCCGGGTCATCTGGAAGGAGTCCTTGTCGGACACGGGGACGATCTCGTCGGCGAGGGTCCGGTCGTACGCGGTCGGCCAGAAGTCCTCACCGACGCCCTCGACGAGATACGGCCGCCCGGACCCGCCGGAGTACACGGAGCCCTCGGGGTCGGCGCCGACGACCTGCACCTTGCCGTCGCTGACGTCCTTCAGATAGCGACCGGTACCGGAGATCGTCCCGCCGGTCCCCACGCCCGCCACGAAATGGGTGATCTTCCCCTCCGTCTGCTCCCACAGCTCGGGGCCGGTGGAGTGGTAGTGGGAGAGCGGGTTGTTGGGGTTGGAGTACTGGTCCGGCTTCCACGCGCCGGGCGTCTCACGCACGAGCCGGTCGGAGACGTTGTAGTAGGAGTCCGGGTGCTCAGGGTCGACGGCGGTCGGGCAGACGACCACCTCGGCGCCGTAGGCCCGCAGCACGTTGATCTTGTCGGTGCTGACCTTGTCGGGGCACACGAAGATGCACTTGTACCCCTTCTGCTGAGCC of the Streptomyces sp. T12 genome contains:
- a CDS encoding helix-turn-helix transcriptional regulator, producing the protein MDGDLGDFLRSRRARIQPEEVGLASHGRRRVPGLRREEVAQLAGVSVDYYIRLEQGRGPSVSDAVLDSIARVLRLDETEHAYLHTVARPPKKGERRRSTPRVRPGIQLLLDSMERTPAFVLGPSLDVLAWNALADALTGFSRMAPSRRNMVRQLFLEPEGHDLYPDWAAIAAQTVAHLRLSAGARPDDRGVRELVGELSVKSEDFRRLWADHQVKACMYGVKRVRHPVAGLLTLPYESLTLPEAPEQTLVVYTPEPGSETAERLALLASWTTTHA
- a CDS encoding cystathionine beta-synthase, with product MHFHDSLISLVGNTPLVRLNNVTKGIRATVLAKVEYFNPGGSVKDRIALRMIEAAEESGALKPGGTIVEPTSGNTGVGLAIVAQQKGYKCIFVCPDKVSTDKINVLRAYGAEVVVCPTAVDPEHPDSYYNVSDRLVRETPGAWKPDQYSNPNNPLSHYHSTGPELWEQTEGKITHFVAGVGTGGTISGTGRYLKDVSDGKVQVVGADPEGSVYSGGSGRPYLVEGVGEDFWPTAYDRTLADEIVPVSDKDSFQMTRRLAREEGLLVGGSCGMAVVAALRVAERLEEDDVVVVLLPDSGRGYLSKIFNDEWMADYGFLEDEGPSARVSDVLNDKEHGAIPSLVHMHPDETVGEAIEVLREYGVSQMPIVKPGAGHPDVMAAEVVGSVVERELLDALFTKRASLDDPLEKHMSAPLPQVGSGEPVGDLMSVLGAADAAIVLVEGKPTGVVSRQDLLAFLAKGGK